A window of the Dyadobacter pollutisoli genome harbors these coding sequences:
- a CDS encoding formylglycine-generating enzyme family protein, which produces MSKKFLYLIPAVFICLNAIAQDSNFKSYTQKIGGSPQVYDMVAIPGGEFTMGSPATEKGRRADEGPQHKVKIEPFWMGKTEVIWDIYDLYAFKNMEKEMAARHPDPEKSVQKTDASTRPSPPYVDMSFGMGRSGYPAINMTQYAAIHFCKWLYEKTGIFYRLPTEAEWEYACRAGSKTAYSFGDESKIDEYAWYRKNSDAAYKKIGTKKPNAWGLHDMHGNVMEWTLDQYIPDYYAKQPKGEAYAPVTELYPTAVRGGSWDDEPADLRSAARTASKPEWKILDPQLPKSEWWMTSASFVGFRVVRPLKTPSAEEIKAYYSPKLIEDY; this is translated from the coding sequence ATGTCCAAAAAATTTCTTTACCTAATCCCAGCCGTTTTCATTTGTTTGAATGCCATTGCGCAAGACAGTAATTTTAAGAGTTATACACAAAAAATCGGAGGCAGCCCGCAAGTTTATGACATGGTTGCAATTCCCGGAGGAGAATTTACAATGGGCAGCCCTGCCACAGAGAAGGGACGACGCGCTGACGAAGGCCCTCAGCACAAGGTTAAAATCGAACCTTTCTGGATGGGAAAAACTGAGGTGATATGGGACATTTATGACTTGTACGCCTTCAAAAATATGGAGAAGGAAATGGCAGCACGTCACCCTGATCCTGAAAAAAGCGTTCAAAAAACAGACGCCAGTACTCGCCCAAGTCCTCCTTATGTTGATATGTCATTCGGAATGGGCCGCTCAGGATACCCGGCGATCAATATGACGCAGTATGCAGCGATCCATTTTTGCAAATGGCTTTACGAAAAAACAGGCATTTTTTACAGACTTCCCACCGAAGCTGAATGGGAATATGCTTGCCGCGCAGGATCAAAAACAGCATATTCTTTTGGTGACGAATCTAAAATAGATGAATACGCGTGGTATCGTAAAAACAGTGATGCTGCTTATAAGAAAATCGGTACCAAAAAACCTAATGCATGGGGACTTCACGACATGCACGGAAATGTAATGGAATGGACATTGGACCAATACATTCCTGATTATTATGCCAAACAACCAAAGGGAGAAGCTTACGCACCAGTTACAGAGCTTTATCCGACAGCGGTTCGTGGTGGTTCATGGGACGACGAGCCTGCCGATTTGCGTAGTGCCGCCAGAACTGCTTCCAAGCCGGAATGGAAAATACTTGACCCGCAATTGCCAAAAAGCGAATGGTGGATGACCAGCGCATCCTTTGTTGGGTTCAGAGTGGTAAGACCGCTTAAAACACCTTCTGCTGAGGAAATAAAAGCCTATTACAGCCCAAAATTGATTGAAGATTACTGA
- a CDS encoding DedA family protein — translation MNSIVEFFQYILNSEELIRTGGLLVITFIVFAENGLFFAFFLPGDYLVFLAGVFCGTGILDVPIVILLLCMFTAAVLGSLVGYIFGKYFGDMFENRPDSLFFKKKHIETTRKYFEKYGSRTLIISRFLPVVRTFAPILAGLVKMSFPSFLINNVVGGAIWIGALTGGGFLFGERFPWIVDYVQYIIIFFLAITTFTVIKGYLNARKEMG, via the coding sequence ATGAATTCAATTGTCGAGTTTTTTCAATACATACTTAATTCAGAGGAGCTGATCCGCACGGGAGGATTGTTGGTTATCACATTCATTGTTTTCGCCGAAAACGGGCTGTTTTTTGCTTTTTTTCTGCCTGGGGACTACCTCGTTTTTCTGGCAGGAGTGTTTTGCGGCACTGGAATCCTGGACGTTCCGATTGTCATTCTGCTATTATGCATGTTCACGGCGGCGGTTCTGGGCTCGCTGGTTGGGTATATCTTCGGCAAATATTTTGGAGATATGTTTGAAAACAGGCCTGATTCCCTCTTTTTCAAGAAAAAACACATTGAAACTACCCGTAAATATTTTGAAAAATACGGAAGCCGTACATTGATTATCAGCAGGTTTTTACCGGTAGTCCGTACTTTCGCACCTATTTTGGCGGGCTTGGTAAAAATGAGCTTCCCGTCCTTTTTGATCAATAATGTAGTAGGTGGGGCAATATGGATCGGTGCATTGACGGGCGGTGGTTTTCTTTTCGGTGAGCGCTTTCCCTGGATCGTCGACTATGTTCAGTACATTATTATCTTCTTCCTCGCGATCACTACTTTCACTGTAATCAAAGGATATCTGAACGCCCGTAAAGAAATGGGCTGA
- a CDS encoding gamma carbonic anhydrase family protein translates to MALIKSVRGHHPSFGDSCWFAENATIVGDVVMGGNCTVWFNAVIRGDVNSIRIGDYSNVQDGAVIHCTYQRFATTIGSYVSVAHNAIVHGCTIEDHVLIGMGAIVMDGAVVGEGSIVAAGAIVTQGTKIPPGTIYAGNPAKYLKDVSPELNAAIDRTANNYITYSGWFKEEEQA, encoded by the coding sequence ATGGCACTTATAAAATCTGTTCGCGGGCATCATCCTTCTTTCGGTGATAGCTGCTGGTTTGCAGAGAACGCAACAATTGTCGGTGATGTGGTAATGGGCGGAAATTGTACAGTTTGGTTTAATGCCGTTATCCGTGGAGATGTTAACAGTATCCGTATAGGTGATTATTCTAATGTGCAGGACGGGGCCGTTATACATTGTACCTACCAGCGTTTTGCCACCACCATTGGAAGCTACGTGTCGGTAGCGCATAATGCCATTGTACACGGCTGTACCATTGAAGATCACGTGCTGATTGGCATGGGGGCGATCGTGATGGATGGCGCGGTAGTTGGAGAGGGATCGATTGTCGCTGCCGGGGCCATTGTGACACAAGGCACTAAAATTCCTCCTGGAACCATATATGCCGGAAACCCTGCAAAATACCTGAAAGACGTTTCACCCGAATTAAACGCAGCCATCGACAGGACAGCTAATAACTACATCACTTACTCGGGTTGGTTTAAGGAAGAGGAACAGGCTTGA
- a CDS encoding YqgE/AlgH family protein codes for MPSSAMKVSKGSLLIAKPFLGDPNFERGVILMCEHNEQGSFGFVLNQMTDLFLGDVLDDTIYQDITLHLGGPVEKNTLHFIHRRPDLITGGSEIMKNVFWGGDFTGVKTLLNLNTLKQDDVRFFIGYSGWSGGQLDDEISQDSWIISNTNSDFLFTTPPDNFWREILRNMGGEYRSIAHYPIDPRLN; via the coding sequence ATGCCATCATCAGCTATGAAAGTTTCAAAAGGGAGCCTGTTAATTGCCAAGCCGTTTCTTGGCGATCCGAATTTCGAGCGGGGCGTTATCCTGATGTGTGAGCACAATGAGCAGGGCAGCTTCGGCTTTGTCCTCAATCAAATGACGGATCTTTTTTTGGGAGATGTACTGGACGATACGATCTATCAGGACATTACCCTGCATTTGGGTGGACCGGTTGAAAAAAACACGCTACATTTCATTCACCGGCGGCCTGACCTGATCACCGGCGGGTCGGAGATTATGAAGAATGTATTCTGGGGCGGTGATTTTACGGGCGTAAAAACCCTTTTGAACCTGAATACGCTCAAACAGGATGATGTGCGTTTTTTTATAGGTTATTCGGGATGGAGCGGCGGGCAGCTGGACGACGAGATCAGCCAGGATTCCTGGATCATTTCAAATACCAACTCTGATTTTCTGTTTACAACCCCGCCGGATAATTTCTGGCGTGAAATTCTTCGGAACATGGGAGGTGAGTATCGTTCGATTGCACATTACCCGATAGATCCCCGCTTAAACTAA